In Wenyingzhuangia fucanilytica, the following are encoded in one genomic region:
- a CDS encoding glucosaminidase domain-containing protein produces MNKILVFLSVFVIVSCGSSKKVTAKRTKAVNVNTEQEVKVVPSKEALKEVEKVVEKTKKDANSYLSDYTLQYIEQYAPLAMEEMKKFKIPASITLAQGILESGSGRSNLALKSNNHFGIKCHTGWKGEKVYHDDDAKGECFRKYQYPATSYQDHSLFLTTRFRYASLFGLDKDDYKGWAKGLKKAGYATDPKYPNKLINYIEKYELYKYDKMVLKGKDLDYVSVSKEEIEATIKDYKTESKRRKKINRKGVHVVGSDDTLYSISQKYGIPVDEIKALNNLSDNIIHKGEELKLRSDAERSNYHIVERKETLYSIAKKYDLTVDELKKINHLRNNDLSIGQELRVE; encoded by the coding sequence ATGAATAAAATTTTAGTTTTTCTTTCTGTATTTGTAATTGTTTCTTGTGGTTCTAGTAAAAAAGTAACCGCTAAAAGAACCAAAGCAGTAAACGTTAATACAGAACAGGAAGTAAAAGTAGTGCCAAGTAAAGAGGCTTTAAAAGAGGTTGAAAAAGTTGTAGAAAAAACTAAAAAAGATGCCAATAGTTATTTGAGTGATTATACACTACAGTATATTGAACAATATGCTCCTTTGGCTATGGAAGAAATGAAAAAGTTTAAAATTCCGGCAAGTATTACTTTGGCTCAAGGAATTTTAGAATCTGGGAGTGGTAGAAGTAATTTAGCATTAAAATCAAACAATCATTTTGGAATTAAATGTCATACAGGTTGGAAAGGAGAAAAAGTGTATCACGATGATGATGCAAAAGGTGAGTGTTTTAGAAAGTACCAATATCCAGCTACATCTTACCAAGATCACTCACTGTTTTTAACCACTCGTTTTAGGTATGCAAGTTTGTTTGGTTTAGATAAAGATGATTATAAAGGTTGGGCAAAAGGTTTAAAAAAAGCGGGTTATGCTACAGATCCTAAGTATCCAAATAAATTGATTAATTATATAGAAAAATACGAGCTATATAAGTACGACAAAATGGTGCTAAAAGGAAAAGATTTAGACTATGTATCTGTAAGTAAAGAAGAAATTGAAGCTACAATTAAAGATTATAAAACTGAGTCTAAAAGAAGAAAAAAAATCAATAGAAAAGGAGTTCATGTGGTAGGATCTGACGACACTTTGTATTCTATTTCTCAAAAATATGGAATTCCGGTAGATGAAATAAAAGCGTTAAATAACTTATCAGATAATATTATTCATAAAGGAGAAGAATTAAAGTTAAGGAGCGATGCTGAGAGAAGTAATTATCATATTGTAGAAAGAAAAGAAACTTTATATTCTATTGCTAAAAAATATGATTTAACGGTTGATGAGTTAAAAAAAATCAATCATTTAAGAAATAACGATTTGTCTATTGGGCAAGAATTAAGAGTAGAATAA
- a CDS encoding YgiQ family radical SAM protein gives MEQELRLSSWLPTTKKECKIRGWDELDVILFSGDAYVDHPSFGPAVIGRLLESYGLRVAIVPQPSVTDNLQDFEKLGKPRLFFGVTSGVMDSMVSNYTASKRRRDKDAYTPNGDKGLRPDYATTVYSKILKEKFPDTPVLIGGIEASLRRVTHYDYWSDALKPSILAESGADILVYGMGEQPLKEIVTLMQKGVPFSSLRTVKQTAYLQPKNEPIQKNKNWVDKRLSSHEDCLADKKTFAANFKVVEQESNKTYGGRILQDIGDEVLVINPPYPTMLEKEIDASFDLPYTRLPHPKYNKRGPIPAFEMIKFSINTHRGCFGGCSFCTISAHQGKFIASRSKESILKEVDQVANMPDFKGYLSDIGGPSANMYQMKGKVQEICDKCVAPSCINPVICSNLDTSHAPLTDIYQSVDKHPKIKKSFIGSGIRYDMLVPDFNKNADPKELEDYTEEVITNHVSGRLKVAPEHTSDKVLKLMRKPSFSNFHDFKKIFDKINLRKKLNLQLIPYFISSHPQSDLEDMANMAAETKDMGFQLEQVQGFTPTPMTVATVIYYSGYHPYTLEKMDTPKTAKEKEEQHRFFFWYKKENQAWIRNSLTKIGRQDLIRRLLPDGKFKNPSKNFKAKNTFDDTVDVPKGIINKKSKPTRGKRNQDGFVSVLDRDKKEERFSERKRKPKRRKR, from the coding sequence ATGGAACAAGAGTTAAGACTATCAAGCTGGTTACCAACTACTAAGAAAGAATGTAAGATTAGAGGTTGGGATGAATTAGATGTAATTCTATTTAGTGGAGATGCCTATGTGGATCATCCATCATTTGGGCCTGCAGTAATTGGCCGTTTGTTAGAGAGTTACGGATTAAGAGTTGCTATTGTTCCACAACCAAGTGTAACAGATAATTTACAAGATTTTGAAAAGCTTGGAAAACCAAGATTATTCTTTGGAGTAACATCTGGAGTAATGGATTCTATGGTGAGTAATTATACTGCTAGCAAACGTAGACGTGATAAAGATGCGTATACCCCAAATGGTGATAAAGGTTTACGTCCCGATTATGCCACTACCGTTTATAGTAAAATATTAAAAGAAAAGTTTCCAGATACTCCTGTGCTAATTGGAGGTATTGAAGCTTCGTTAAGACGTGTAACGCATTACGATTATTGGTCTGATGCTTTAAAGCCAAGTATTTTGGCAGAGTCTGGAGCTGATATTTTGGTATACGGAATGGGAGAACAACCTCTAAAAGAGATTGTAACTTTAATGCAAAAAGGAGTTCCATTTTCATCATTAAGAACGGTTAAACAAACTGCTTATTTACAGCCTAAAAATGAACCTATCCAAAAAAATAAAAATTGGGTAGATAAAAGATTAAGTTCTCATGAAGATTGTTTGGCTGATAAAAAAACATTTGCAGCCAATTTTAAAGTTGTAGAGCAAGAGTCTAATAAAACTTATGGAGGTAGAATTTTACAAGATATAGGTGATGAGGTTTTGGTGATTAATCCACCTTATCCAACTATGTTGGAAAAAGAAATAGATGCTTCTTTTGATTTGCCTTATACTCGTTTACCACATCCTAAATACAACAAAAGAGGGCCTATTCCTGCTTTTGAAATGATTAAATTTTCTATCAATACACATCGTGGTTGTTTTGGTGGATGTAGTTTTTGTACCATTTCTGCACATCAAGGAAAGTTTATTGCTAGTAGAAGTAAAGAATCTATTTTAAAAGAGGTAGATCAAGTAGCAAACATGCCAGATTTTAAAGGGTATTTGTCTGATATTGGTGGGCCATCTGCCAACATGTATCAAATGAAAGGAAAGGTTCAAGAAATTTGTGATAAATGTGTTGCTCCTTCTTGTATCAATCCAGTGATTTGTTCAAACTTAGATACTTCTCATGCTCCGTTAACGGATATTTATCAATCGGTTGATAAGCATCCAAAAATTAAAAAATCATTTATCGGTTCTGGTATTCGTTACGATATGTTAGTGCCGGATTTTAATAAAAATGCAGATCCAAAAGAGTTAGAAGATTATACCGAAGAGGTAATTACCAATCACGTTTCTGGACGTTTAAAAGTAGCACCAGAGCATACTTCGGATAAGGTTTTAAAATTGATGCGTAAACCATCATTTTCTAATTTTCACGATTTTAAAAAGATTTTTGATAAAATCAATTTAAGAAAGAAATTAAACCTACAATTAATTCCTTATTTCATTTCTAGTCACCCACAATCTGATTTAGAGGATATGGCAAACATGGCTGCCGAAACTAAAGATATGGGGTTTCAGTTAGAGCAAGTACAAGGTTTTACACCAACACCTATGACAGTAGCTACGGTTATTTATTATAGTGGGTATCATCCTTATACCTTAGAAAAAATGGATACGCCTAAAACAGCTAAAGAAAAAGAAGAACAACACCGATTCTTTTTCTGGTATAAAAAAGAAAATCAGGCTTGGATTAGAAATTCGTTAACCAAAATCGGTCGTCAAGATTTAATTAGAAGATTGTTGCCTGATGGAAAGTTTAAAAACCCTTCTAAAAACTTTAAAGCAAAAAATACTTTTGATGATACAGTTGATGTTCCAAAAGGAATCATCAATAAAAAATCTAAACCTACAAGAGGAAAAAGAAATCAAGATGGTTTTGTAAGTGTGTTAGATAGAGATAAAAAAGAAGAGAGATTTTCGGAGAGAAAAAGAAAACCGAAAAGAAGAAAAAGATAA